The Buchnera aphidicola (Hyalopterus amygdali) genome has a segment encoding these proteins:
- the nuoK gene encoding NADH-quinone oxidoreductase subunit NuoK, with translation MISLFHGLFLSLLLFTLGLISLIVRRNILFILISLEIMINAAALSVVIAGTYWKQSDGQIMYILAITLAASEASIALALLWQLYRRKKTLNINILSEMSG, from the coding sequence GTGATTTCTTTATTTCATGGTTTGTTTTTATCATTATTACTTTTTACTTTAGGTTTAATATCTCTTATAGTTCGTAGAAATATTTTATTTATATTAATTAGTTTAGAAATAATGATTAATGCTGCTGCATTATCTGTAGTTATAGCAGGAACTTATTGGAAACAATCTGATGGGCAAATAATGTATATTTTAGCAATTACTTTAGCTGCATCTGAAGCTAGTATAGCGTTGGCTTTGTTATGGCAACTTTATAGACGTAAAAAAACATTGAACATTAATATTTTAAGTGAGATGAGTGGATGA
- the nuoJ gene encoding NADH-quinone oxidoreductase subunit J: MESVFYICSFVAVISTFLVIIQNNAVFSLIYLIISLLSISSIFFILGAFFAGALEVIIYAGAIIVLFVFVIMMLNLGQEYDFQEKKYLKSIVWIGPSILSLILFFSMTYAVFFVKNKEINFSTIDIKDVGINLFGPYLLLVELASLLLLSALIVVFHIGKEKK, encoded by the coding sequence ATGGAATCAGTATTTTACATATGTTCTTTTGTAGCAGTTATTTCGACTTTTTTAGTCATTATTCAAAATAATGCTGTTTTTTCTTTAATATATTTAATTATTTCTCTTTTATCAATATCTAGTATTTTTTTTATATTGGGTGCTTTCTTTGCTGGTGCTTTAGAAGTAATTATTTATGCTGGAGCAATCATTGTTTTATTTGTTTTTGTAATTATGATGCTTAATCTTGGTCAGGAATATGATTTTCAGGAAAAAAAATATTTAAAATCTATAGTTTGGATTGGTCCTAGTATTTTATCATTAATATTATTTTTTTCTATGACATACGCAGTTTTCTTTGTTAAGAATAAAGAAATTAATTTTTCCACTATTGATATAAAAGATGTAGGTATTAATTTATTTGGTCCATACTTGTTGTTAGTTGAACTTGCTTCCTTACTTTTATTATCTGCTTTAATTGTAGTTTTTCATATTGGAAAAGAAAAGAAATGA
- the nuoF gene encoding NADH-quinone oxidoreductase subunit NuoF translates to MKNIIRTNETHPLTWRLRKDQETVWIEEYCKKNGYSALKKTLKSMSSEDVIQLIKDSGLKGRGGAGFPTGTKWSLMPKNKNYRVRYLLCNADEMEPGTYKDRFLMERMPHQLIEGMVLSAFALKASRGYIFLRGEYINAEHILKKSIKEATNFGYVGFNILNSGFNFELFLHTGAGRYICGEETALINSLEGRRANPRFKPPFPALFGLWGKPTCVNNVETLSNVPSIILNGIDWYNNLSKSIDATGTKLMGFSGRVNNPGLWELPFGITAREILEDYACGMKSGLSLKSWQPGGAGTDFLLEKHLDLPMDFSSISKAGSRLGTGIAMAVDNQTNMVSLVCNIEKFFSRESCGLCTPCREGLPWIVKTLESLEKKEGQKNDIVNLERLCMHLGPGKTFCAHAPGAIEPLQSAIKYFRSEFEAGISTNTSNIRLNILGIQENQFISKI, encoded by the coding sequence ATGAAGAATATTATACGCACCAATGAAACTCATCCATTAACTTGGAGGTTAAGAAAAGATCAAGAAACCGTTTGGATTGAAGAATATTGCAAAAAAAATGGTTATTCTGCTCTAAAAAAAACGTTAAAAAGCATGTCTTCAGAAGATGTTATTCAATTGATTAAAGATTCTGGTTTAAAAGGAAGAGGGGGAGCTGGATTTCCTACAGGAACAAAATGGAGTTTAATGCCTAAAAATAAAAATTATAGAGTTCGTTATTTATTATGTAATGCCGACGAAATGGAACCAGGAACCTATAAAGATAGATTTTTAATGGAACGCATGCCTCATCAATTAATTGAAGGAATGGTTTTATCAGCATTTGCTTTAAAGGCATCTCGAGGTTATATTTTTTTACGAGGAGAATATATTAATGCCGAACATATTTTAAAAAAATCTATCAAAGAAGCGACAAATTTTGGTTATGTTGGTTTTAATATTTTAAATAGCGGATTTAATTTTGAATTATTTCTACATACTGGTGCTGGTCGTTATATTTGTGGTGAAGAAACAGCATTAATTAATTCATTAGAAGGACGAAGAGCTAATCCAAGGTTTAAGCCCCCTTTTCCTGCGCTATTCGGATTATGGGGTAAACCCACTTGTGTTAATAATGTTGAAACATTATCCAATGTTCCATCTATTATATTAAATGGTATTGATTGGTACAACAATTTATCTAAAAGTATCGATGCTACTGGTACTAAGTTAATGGGATTTTCAGGAAGAGTAAATAATCCTGGTCTTTGGGAACTGCCGTTTGGAATAACTGCACGCGAAATTTTAGAGGATTATGCATGTGGAATGAAATCAGGTTTGTCTTTAAAATCTTGGCAACCTGGGGGAGCAGGGACAGATTTTCTTCTCGAAAAACATTTAGATTTACCAATGGATTTTTCAAGTATTTCTAAAGCAGGGAGTCGTTTAGGAACAGGTATTGCTATGGCTGTTGATAATCAAACCAATATGGTTTCTCTTGTGTGTAATATAGAAAAGTTTTTTTCTCGTGAATCATGTGGTTTATGTACACCTTGTAGAGAAGGACTACCTTGGATTGTAAAAACATTAGAAAGTTTAGAAAAAAAAGAAGGCCAGAAAAATGATATAGTAAATTTAGAACGACTATGTATGCATTTAGGACCAGGAAAAACATTTTGTGCTCATGCACCTGGTGCAATAGAACCTTTACAAAGTGCAATAAAATATTTTCGTTCCGAATTTGAAGCGGGCATTAGTACAAATACATCAAATATACGTTTAAATATTCTTGGAATACAAGAAAATCAATTTATTTCAAAAATATAA
- the nuoE gene encoding NADH-quinone oxidoreductase subunit NuoE yields the protein MCTSFALTSFEINEIEKRKKHYENSRSVSIEALKIVQQKRGWISDQSIIEIAKILNLHPSEIESVATFYSQIYRQPVGRNIIRYCDSVVCYLTGYEKIKQALEDYLLIKIGSTTKDGKFTLLPVCCLGNCDKSPTIMINDDLHSNLNPDLIPKLLKLYI from the coding sequence ATTTGTACAAGTTTTGCTTTAACTTCTTTTGAAATTAATGAAATAGAAAAACGAAAAAAACATTATGAAAATTCTAGGTCAGTTTCAATAGAAGCATTAAAAATTGTTCAACAAAAAAGAGGATGGATTTCTGATCAATCTATTATTGAAATTGCAAAAATACTTAATCTTCATCCAAGTGAAATAGAAAGTGTAGCTACTTTTTATAGTCAAATTTATCGTCAACCTGTAGGACGAAATATTATTCGATATTGTGATAGTGTAGTTTGTTATTTAACTGGATATGAAAAAATAAAACAAGCTTTAGAGGATTATCTGTTAATTAAAATAGGAAGTACCACTAAAGATGGAAAATTTACTTTATTACCAGTTTGTTGTCTAGGAAATTGTGATAAAAGTCCTACAATCATGATAAATGACGATTTACATTCCAATTTAAATCCAGATTTAATACCTAAATTGCTGAAATTATATATATGA
- the nuoH gene encoding NADH-quinone oxidoreductase subunit NuoH, which translates to MNFFGINFYEILFQIIKVTLIVIFIIFFAATLSIFERKFLAFFQNRHGPNRVGWFGSLQLCADMIKIFFKEDWIPPFSQKSIFVLSPIIAFVSLFFVLPIIPITPNFVIFNLNIGILFFLMMAGLSVYAVLFAGWSSKNKYALLGAIRAITQTLSYEVFLGLSLMGVVAQSRSFRIVDIINSQKEMWNCIPQFFGFLCFFIAGIAICHRHPFDQPESEQELADGYHIEYSGMKFGLFFIGEYISIITISSLISAIFFGGYFGFWGPSFFWFFFKTIFFILIFILIRAALPRPRYDQILSFGWKICLPLTLLNLILTAFFILI; encoded by the coding sequence ATGAACTTTTTCGGAATAAATTTTTATGAAATATTATTTCAAATCATAAAAGTTACATTAATAGTAATTTTTATTATTTTTTTTGCAGCAACTTTAAGTATTTTTGAACGTAAGTTTTTAGCATTTTTTCAGAATAGACATGGTCCTAATCGAGTTGGTTGGTTTGGAAGTCTACAATTATGTGCAGATATGATAAAAATTTTTTTTAAAGAAGATTGGATACCACCATTTAGTCAAAAATCAATTTTTGTTCTGTCTCCAATTATAGCTTTTGTTTCTTTGTTTTTTGTTCTTCCAATCATTCCGATAACACCTAATTTTGTAATATTTAATTTAAATATAGGTATTTTATTTTTTTTAATGATGGCAGGTTTATCTGTTTATGCAGTTTTATTTGCTGGTTGGTCAAGTAAGAATAAATATGCATTGTTAGGAGCCATTCGTGCAATTACTCAGACTTTGAGTTATGAAGTTTTTTTAGGTTTATCACTAATGGGTGTAGTAGCGCAATCTAGATCTTTCAGAATAGTGGATATTATAAATAGTCAAAAAGAAATGTGGAATTGTATACCACAATTTTTTGGTTTTTTGTGCTTTTTTATAGCAGGTATAGCTATTTGTCATAGACATCCTTTTGATCAGCCAGAATCAGAACAAGAATTAGCTGATGGTTATCATATTGAATATTCTGGTATGAAGTTTGGATTATTTTTTATTGGAGAATATATTTCTATTATTACTATTTCATCATTAATATCAGCAATTTTTTTTGGAGGATATTTTGGATTTTGGGGACCTAGTTTTTTTTGGTTTTTTTTTAAAACTATTTTTTTTATTTTGATTTTTATTTTAATTCGAGCCGCTTTACCAAGGCCTAGATATGATCAAATATTGTCATTTGGATGGAAGATTTGTTTACCATTAACATTATTAAATTTAATTTTGACAGCTTTTTTTATATTAATATAA
- the nuoG gene encoding NADH-quinone oxidoreductase subunit NuoG: MSIIYVDGKKYSVSALDNLLQACLSVGLDVPYFCWHPMLGSLGACRQCAVTQYNSLTDNHGKLIMSCMTPAKNGTIISINDSSSKEFRRSIVELLLTNHPHDCPVCEEGGHCHLQDMTVMTNHNSRSYRFSKRTHKNQYLGSFIKHEMNRCIGCYRCVRYYKDYADGVDLDVYGTHDNIYFGRIEDGALENEHSGNLIEICPTGVFTDKLHSKKYNRKWDMQYAPGICQNCSIGCNISIGERYGEIRRIENRYHQNINHYLICDLGRFGYSHTDLKKRPKQPFIYMNTNNVSILNFSESIETAVNFFQRYKRVIGVGSIRSSIENNFALQELVGQENFSHGMSKKEISCVKLILNVFKNNQLYIPSLKEIESYDTILIIGEDLTQTSPRVALAVRQAMKKRAKKLAQLNGIPEWNASFVSHIAENHKNSLYIIHTHETKLDDIAEWCYVSSINEQINFLSSISYQIDKTCPNISNLSSYLISKAHLISKKIMLSKKVLIICGSHSFSQSLIKSAINIAMSINKKNINHVGLTCLTSSSNTLGLGLIGGFSIETALQKLKQKEADAIIFMEYDIYRYISENECNDILRNRRNIITIDHQYSRTYQQSGLGLPAANFTESSGTIVNFEGRAQRFFQVYDPIFYDKKNCLYVSWKWLHLIKSKIEKKEVYWINLDDVISAFCNKYPIFKKVKEAGPHSNFRIHGQKIARSPHRYSGRTAILSHLNVHEPSQPKDVNTMFSFSMEGYNQPNKFLSHVPFAWFPGWNSPQSWNKFQKEVGKSLISGDSGVHLFKDNKKVLDTYFNFFSKNIIKEKYWSIVPYYHIFGNEELTQYSPIIKKNIPLEYILINEIEALELGFKKDSVLEFNCLNQDFRLPIRLSKYISQKQIGLPIGRKGFPISLAGKKIKYLREFIT, from the coding sequence ATATCTATAATTTATGTAGATGGTAAAAAATATTCTGTAAGTGCATTAGACAACTTATTACAAGCATGTTTATCAGTTGGTTTAGATGTACCTTATTTTTGCTGGCATCCTATGTTGGGTAGTTTAGGAGCATGTCGACAATGTGCGGTTACACAGTATAATAGTCTTACAGATAATCACGGAAAGTTGATTATGTCGTGTATGACACCTGCAAAAAATGGCACTATAATTTCTATTAATGATTCATCATCGAAAGAATTTAGAAGGAGCATTGTTGAGCTTCTATTAACTAATCATCCACATGATTGCCCAGTATGCGAAGAAGGTGGCCATTGTCATTTACAAGATATGACTGTGATGACTAATCATAATTCAAGAAGTTATAGGTTCTCTAAAAGAACACATAAAAATCAATATTTAGGATCCTTTATTAAACATGAAATGAATCGATGTATTGGATGTTATCGTTGTGTGAGATATTATAAAGATTATGCGGATGGTGTTGATTTAGATGTTTATGGAACACATGACAATATTTATTTTGGTCGTATAGAAGATGGTGCATTAGAAAATGAACATTCTGGTAATTTAATAGAAATATGCCCTACTGGAGTATTTACAGATAAACTGCATTCTAAAAAATATAATCGTAAATGGGATATGCAGTATGCTCCAGGAATATGTCAAAATTGTAGTATTGGTTGTAATATTAGTATTGGAGAACGTTACGGAGAAATACGTCGTATAGAAAATAGATATCATCAAAATATAAATCATTATTTGATTTGTGATCTTGGTCGTTTTGGATATTCTCATACTGATTTAAAAAAACGTCCTAAACAACCTTTCATATATATGAATACAAATAATGTAAGTATATTAAATTTTTCTGAATCAATAGAAACTGCAGTAAATTTTTTTCAACGTTATAAACGAGTAATTGGTGTTGGTTCAATTCGTTCTAGTATAGAAAATAATTTTGCTTTGCAAGAATTAGTGGGTCAAGAAAATTTTTCCCATGGTATGTCCAAAAAAGAAATATCCTGTGTTAAATTAATTTTAAACGTATTTAAAAATAATCAATTGTATATTCCGTCTTTAAAAGAAATTGAAAGTTATGATACAATTTTGATTATTGGTGAAGATTTAACACAAACGTCTCCTCGAGTTGCATTAGCGGTACGTCAAGCTATGAAAAAAAGAGCAAAAAAATTAGCTCAACTCAACGGAATTCCAGAATGGAATGCCTCTTTTGTATCGCATATAGCAGAAAATCATAAAAATTCTCTTTATATCATTCATACACATGAAACTAAATTAGATGACATTGCTGAATGGTGTTATGTTTCTTCTATTAATGAACAAATAAATTTTTTATCTTCTATTTCTTATCAGATAGATAAAACTTGTCCAAATATTTCAAATTTAAGTTCTTACTTAATAAGTAAAGCTCATCTCATTTCTAAAAAAATCATGCTTTCTAAAAAAGTTCTAATTATTTGCGGTTCTCATTCTTTTAGTCAGTCTCTTATTAAATCTGCTATAAACATAGCTATGTCAATTAATAAAAAAAATATTAATCATGTTGGATTGACTTGTTTAACATCTTCTTCTAATACATTAGGATTAGGATTAATTGGTGGTTTTAGCATAGAGACAGCATTGCAAAAATTAAAGCAAAAAGAAGCAGATGCGATAATATTTATGGAATACGATATATATCGTTATATTTCTGAAAATGAATGTAATGATATATTAAGAAACAGACGTAATATTATTACAATAGATCATCAATATAGTAGAACATATCAACAATCTGGATTAGGTTTACCAGCTGCTAATTTTACTGAAAGCTCTGGTACGATAGTCAATTTTGAAGGAAGAGCACAGAGATTTTTTCAGGTTTATGATCCTATATTTTATGATAAAAAAAATTGTCTTTATGTTAGTTGGAAATGGCTTCATTTGATTAAGAGTAAAATTGAAAAAAAAGAAGTATATTGGATTAATTTAGATGATGTTATTTCTGCATTTTGTAATAAATATCCAATTTTTAAAAAAGTAAAAGAAGCAGGTCCTCATTCTAATTTTCGTATACATGGTCAAAAAATTGCTCGTTCTCCACATCGATATAGCGGTAGAACTGCTATTCTATCTCATCTTAACGTACATGAACCGTCTCAACCAAAAGATGTAAATACTATGTTTTCATTTTCTATGGAAGGTTATAATCAACCAAATAAATTTCTATCTCATGTTCCATTTGCTTGGTTTCCTGGATGGAATTCGCCGCAATCCTGGAATAAATTCCAGAAAGAAGTAGGAAAGAGTTTAATATCAGGTGATTCTGGAGTTCATTTATTTAAGGATAATAAAAAAGTTTTAGATACTTATTTTAATTTTTTTTCTAAAAATATTATTAAAGAAAAATATTGGTCAATTGTTCCATATTATCATATTTTTGGAAATGAAGAACTAACTCAGTATTCACCTATTATTAAAAAAAATATACCTTTAGAATATATTTTAATCAATGAAATCGAAGCGCTTGAATTAGGTTTCAAAAAAGATTCTGTATTAGAATTTAATTGTTTAAATCAAGATTTTCGTTTACCAATACGATTATCGAAATATATAAGTCAGAAACAAATAGGTTTACCTATTGGAAGGAAGGGATTCCCTATCTCTCTTGCGGGTAAAAAAATTAAATATTTACGGGAATTTATTACATGA
- the nuoI gene encoding NADH-quinone oxidoreductase subunit NuoI — protein MNLKRIIIGFLVQIRSISMVFRNLFSKSETKMYPEEKLYLSPRYRGRVILTRNLNGEERCVACNLCAAACPVDCIALQKSEKKGGRWYPKFFRINFSRCIFCGLCEEACPTAAIQLIPDFELSDFKRHNLVYEKEDLLISGPGKYPDYDFYRFSGVEIKDKKTGELKNELKPVNVKDLLP, from the coding sequence ATGAATTTAAAAAGAATTATTATTGGATTTTTAGTTCAAATAAGAAGTATTTCAATGGTGTTTAGAAATTTATTTTCTAAGTCTGAAACTAAAATGTATCCAGAAGAAAAGTTATATTTATCTCCGCGATATCGAGGACGTGTTATTTTAACTCGTAATTTAAATGGAGAAGAAAGATGTGTTGCTTGTAATTTGTGTGCGGCAGCATGTCCAGTGGATTGTATTGCTTTACAAAAATCTGAAAAAAAAGGTGGCCGCTGGTATCCAAAGTTTTTTAGAATTAACTTTTCTCGGTGTATTTTTTGTGGTTTATGTGAAGAAGCTTGTCCAACAGCAGCAATTCAACTTATCCCTGATTTTGAATTGTCAGATTTTAAAAGACATAATTTAGTGTATGAGAAAGAAGACCTATTAATTTCAGGTCCAGGAAAATATCCCGATTATGATTTTTATCGTTTTTCTGGTGTAGAAATTAAGGATAAAAAAACAGGTGAATTAAAAAATGAATTAAAACCTGTTAATGTAAAAGATTTATTGCCATGA
- the nuoL gene encoding NADH-quinone oxidoreductase subunit L, whose amino-acid sequence MNIIFLIILFPLISFLFLSLIQGTISKKNTILIGISSIFFSFLVVCFYAVNFIHYSSRVFIQNLWHWIAVNELNIDCSLVLDGLSISMLAMIVGVGLLIHVFSIWYMNNKEGYSRFFAYTNLFIASMSLLVLADNFIFMFLGWELVSLCSYLLIGFYYNNSNNIFYALKAFILTRISDLFLIISIFLIYKKFGTFNFQEIKFLSNILITENSFDLNFITFFLLIGVIGKSAQLPLHTWLSDAMVGPTPVSALIHAATMVTAGVYLIARTHFLFLLAPNVLYIISFIAITTMLFSSLCALVQTDIKRILAYSTMSQIGYMFLALSVKAWSAAITHLIFHAIFKALLFLSAGSLILSCNNEKNIFKMSNLEKKCPFLYSCFLIGGGSLVSFPLITSGFYSKGNILFNVLQNGYFSFFFIGLFCSLLTSIYTFRMIFVVFHNSSIDSVISNKKLVHIFPLLILLFFSTVFGYFIIKPPLFYIFPLSKDTTNSKFLYEIISSLIVFFGIFSAYYIWVKKLNCIDKLMNLKVMRLVHHFLLNGFYFDVLYKNLFFNSYLYISKVLSYEIFDIFPKFLVKFTKNINLILLYTVNGKLERYITTMLIGINFLFILILCSFL is encoded by the coding sequence ATGAATATTATTTTTTTAATAATTTTGTTTCCATTAATTAGTTTTTTGTTTCTGTCTCTTATTCAAGGAACGATTTCTAAAAAGAATACTATTCTTATAGGTATATCTTCAATATTTTTTTCTTTTTTAGTTGTTTGTTTTTATGCTGTAAATTTTATACATTATTCATCTCGAGTTTTTATACAAAATTTATGGCATTGGATTGCCGTTAATGAATTAAATATAGATTGTAGTTTAGTATTAGATGGATTATCTATAAGTATGTTAGCGATGATTGTTGGCGTAGGGTTGTTAATACATGTTTTTTCTATTTGGTATATGAATAATAAAGAAGGTTATTCACGATTCTTTGCATATACTAATTTATTTATAGCTAGTATGTCTCTTTTAGTATTAGCAGATAATTTTATTTTTATGTTTTTAGGATGGGAATTAGTTAGTTTGTGTTCTTATTTATTAATTGGTTTTTATTACAATAACTCTAATAATATTTTTTATGCGCTTAAAGCTTTTATCTTAACTCGTATTTCAGACCTATTTTTAATAATTTCAATTTTTTTAATATATAAAAAATTTGGAACTTTTAATTTTCAAGAAATTAAATTTTTATCAAATATTTTAATCACAGAAAATTCTTTTGATTTAAATTTTATAACTTTTTTTTTATTAATAGGAGTTATTGGAAAGTCAGCTCAATTACCTTTACATACTTGGTTATCTGATGCTATGGTTGGTCCTACTCCAGTTTCAGCATTAATACATGCAGCTACTATGGTAACAGCTGGAGTTTATTTAATAGCACGAACTCATTTTTTATTTTTGTTGGCTCCTAATGTATTATATATAATAAGTTTTATTGCTATAACAACAATGTTGTTTTCTAGTCTTTGCGCTTTAGTTCAAACAGATATTAAGCGTATTCTTGCATATTCTACTATGAGTCAAATAGGATATATGTTTTTAGCTTTAAGTGTAAAAGCATGGTCTGCAGCAATTACGCATTTAATTTTTCATGCTATTTTTAAAGCACTATTGTTCTTATCTGCTGGGTCTTTAATTTTATCTTGCAATAATGAAAAAAATATATTTAAAATGTCTAATTTAGAAAAAAAATGTCCTTTTTTATATTCTTGTTTTTTAATTGGCGGTGGATCTTTAGTATCTTTTCCTTTAATTACATCTGGTTTTTATAGTAAAGGAAACATTTTGTTTAATGTTTTACAAAATGGTTATTTCAGTTTTTTTTTCATTGGTTTATTTTGTTCTTTATTAACATCTATTTATACATTTAGAATGATTTTTGTTGTTTTTCACAATAGTTCTATTGATTCTGTTATTTCTAATAAAAAATTAGTACATATTTTCCCATTATTAATTTTATTATTTTTTTCTACTGTATTTGGTTATTTTATAATAAAACCTCCATTATTTTATATTTTTCCATTGTCTAAAGATACAACAAATAGTAAGTTTTTATATGAAATAATCTCTAGTTTAATTGTTTTCTTTGGTATATTTTCTGCTTATTATATTTGGGTAAAAAAATTAAATTGTATTGATAAATTGATGAATTTAAAAGTAATGCGATTAGTTCATCATTTTTTATTAAATGGATTTTATTTTGATGTTCTTTACAAAAATTTATTTTTTAATTCTTATTTATATATATCTAAAGTTTTATCTTATGAAATATTTGATATATTCCCTAAATTTTTGGTTAAATTTACTAAAAATATTAATTTAATTTTATTATATACCGTTAATGGTAAACTAGAACGTTATATAACAACAATGTTAATTGGTATTAATTTTCTTTTTATTTTAATTTTATGTTCATTTTTATAA
- the nuoC gene encoding NADH-quinone oxidoreductase subunit C/D: MVDKNKKKNTFLDKDKYKENSIIKELFDFFGESFFIPQDTKVGFPIIWINKDFLLKVGSFLLNLSKPYNMLFDLHGIDERFRLNRRNFPKVDFSVFYHLVSIERNSDILIKVPLLINDLTLPTFTNLFPNANWYERETWEMFGIVFEQHPNLTHIIMPNSWKGYPLRKDYPARATEHESFFLDKQKEDLEMENLRFKPELWGMQRKNDHVDFMFLNLGPNHPSAHGAFRIVLQLDGENIIDCVPDIGYHHRGAEKMAERQSWHSYIPYTDRIEYLGGCVNEMPYILAVEKLANISVPEKAEVIRVMLSELFRINSHLLYISTFIQDVGCMTPVFFAFTDRQKIYDVIESITGARMHPAWFRIGGVAHDLPNGWDVLLKEFIEWMPKRLHYYVKLSLKNPILINRSKGIAEYNKKEALKWGVTGAGLRATGLDLDIRKWRPYSGYQNYVFEIPIGNGISDCYSRVMIKVEEIYQSLNILKQCLKNMPKGPFKSDHPLTTPPPKERVLQDIETMITHFLQVSWGPVIPANESFQMIEATKGINSYYLISDGGTMSYRTRIRTPSFPHLQQIPSVIRGSLISDLIVYLGSIDFVMSDVDR, encoded by the coding sequence ATGGTAGATAAAAATAAAAAAAAAAATACTTTTTTAGATAAAGATAAATATAAAGAAAATTCAATCATAAAAGAATTATTTGATTTTTTTGGTGAAAGTTTTTTTATTCCCCAGGATACCAAGGTAGGGTTTCCGATAATTTGGATAAATAAAGATTTTTTATTAAAAGTTGGTAGTTTTTTATTAAATTTATCTAAACCGTATAATATGCTTTTTGATTTACATGGTATAGATGAACGTTTTCGATTAAATCGAAGAAATTTTCCTAAAGTGGATTTTTCAGTTTTTTATCATTTAGTTTCTATTGAGCGTAATAGTGATATTTTAATTAAAGTTCCTTTGTTGATAAATGATTTAACTTTGCCAACTTTTACTAATTTATTTCCCAATGCTAATTGGTATGAACGCGAAACTTGGGAAATGTTCGGTATTGTTTTTGAACAACATCCCAATTTAACACATATTATTATGCCTAATTCATGGAAAGGATATCCATTAAGAAAAGATTATCCAGCTCGTGCAACAGAGCATGAATCTTTTTTTTTAGATAAGCAGAAAGAAGATTTAGAAATGGAAAATCTTAGATTTAAACCTGAATTATGGGGAATGCAGCGTAAAAATGATCATGTAGATTTTATGTTTTTAAATTTAGGACCTAATCATCCCTCCGCTCATGGTGCTTTTAGAATTGTTTTACAATTAGATGGTGAAAATATTATCGATTGTGTACCTGATATTGGTTATCACCATCGTGGTGCAGAAAAAATGGCAGAAAGACAGTCATGGCATAGTTATATTCCCTATACAGATCGCATTGAATATCTTGGTGGATGTGTGAATGAAATGCCTTATATCTTGGCAGTGGAGAAATTAGCAAATATTTCGGTCCCTGAAAAAGCAGAAGTAATAAGGGTAATGTTATCTGAATTATTTCGAATAAATAGTCATTTATTATATATTTCAACTTTTATTCAAGATGTAGGATGTATGACTCCTGTTTTTTTTGCATTTACTGATCGTCAAAAAATTTATGATGTAATTGAATCGATTACTGGTGCTCGCATGCATCCTGCTTGGTTTCGTATTGGTGGTGTAGCACATGATCTTCCTAATGGATGGGATGTTTTATTAAAAGAATTTATTGAATGGATGCCTAAAAGATTACATTATTACGTAAAATTATCTTTAAAAAATCCCATTTTAATAAATCGTTCTAAAGGTATTGCTGAATATAATAAAAAAGAAGCGTTAAAATGGGGTGTTACAGGAGCAGGTTTACGTGCTACAGGATTAGATTTAGATATAAGAAAGTGGCGTCCTTATTCTGGATATCAAAATTATGTTTTTGAAATTCCTATAGGAAATGGTATAAGTGATTGTTATTCAAGAGTAATGATTAAAGTAGAAGAAATATATCAGAGTTTAAATATTCTAAAGCAGTGTTTAAAAAATATGCCGAAAGGTCCTTTTAAATCTGATCATCCTCTTACTACTCCTCCTCCTAAAGAACGTGTTTTACAAGATATAGAAACTATGATTACTCATTTTTTGCAGGTTTCTTGGGGTCCTGTTATTCCAGCAAATGAAAGCTTTCAAATGATTGAGGCAACTAAAGGTATTAATAGTTATTATTTAATAAGTGATGGTGGTACGATGAGTTACAGAACAAGAATACGAACACCGAGTTTTCCACATTTACAGCAAATACCTTCAGTTATTCGTGGAAGTTTAATATCAGATTTAATTGTATATTTAGGTAGTATCGACTTTGTTATGTCAGACGTGGATAGATAA